In one window of Vespa crabro chromosome 6, iyVesCrab1.2, whole genome shotgun sequence DNA:
- the LOC124424711 gene encoding myosin heavy chain 95F isoform X4: protein MENQQVWVRDPQEGFIIGKFTDMLDGDALILPLDMKYPQRTCPLDEVYPAGEYTKDVEDNCALMYLNEATLLNNIRTRYFKDRIYTYVANILIAVNPYCQVKNLYSPETIKTYKGKSLGETPPHVFAIADKAFRDMKVLKQSQSIIVSGESGAGKTESTKYLLRYLCDLWGSTAGPIEQKILDANPVLEAFGNAKTKRNNNSSRFGKFMEVHFDAKCQVVGGYISHYLLEKSRVCLQSPDERNYHVFYMMCAGAPPELRSKLGITKPDDFHYLKNGSTQYFCSPESEKKLNDAQKSSEQMKKGSLSDPYLDDVEGFNAIDQALTRLGLTDAERMEIYTMVAAVLHLGNITFEDNPEDTKGGSRISPNSEKAVLMSAKLLGVDPEELRQALVSKVMQTSRGGIKGTVIMVPLKVYEANNARDALAKAIYSKLFDHIVARINKSIPFKASSYYIGVLDIAGFEYFKVNSFEQFCINYCNEKLQQFFNERILKYEQDLYARESLNVPKISYVDNQDCIDLIESKSNGIFRMLDEESKLPTHSFAHFTSEVHRAWNGHFRITLPRSSRLKAHRELRDDEGFVIRHYAGGVCYQTNQFIEKNNDALHASLEALIQESNNNFLRTQFANNSSQKGKLTFISVGSKFKTQLGELMGKLKSNGTNFIRCIKPNNDMVAHQFDGNSILGQLRCSGMTSVLELMEHGYPSRVTFQELYNMYKSYLPPELAKLDPRFFCEALLHSLKLNKKDFKFGITRVFFKPGKFAEFDKIMKSDPENLRKLVANVKKWLLRSRWNKMQFCALSVIKLKNKIIYRRYHLIILQKTARMFIAKKQHRPRIKGLVKIKNLQSQLIKIQDISNQLKNRDKCIADINQLQLDLENSIRRIKEDSKIKATEIDTIYTNLVNQMNKQMASLQDTVKQEKIAEEQARLKKIQQELELEKNKKEEEERKKKEDEDNRKKKLGMEVRRKAEEQQRKMQEFEDRKAVADIQAQLEKEAIEKCRYRELLEQERRDHELAVRLAQESNGQVEDSPPPVRKSEQVRNHQAAMINKKYDLSKWKYSELRDAINTSCDIELLEACRHEFHRRLKVYHAWKARNRRKTIMDENERAPKSIMEAAARTPRTSLKQTIVDSSQRYFRIPFVRPPASNQQDNSHTGKRGWWYAHFDGQYVARQMELHPDKPPILLLAGVDDMQMCELSLEETGLTRKRGAEILEHEFNREWERHGGKPYILACDRKK from the exons atggagaATCAGCAGGTATGGGTCCGCGACCCACAGGAAGGCTTCATCATTGGAAAGTTCACGGACATGTTGGATGGGGATGCATTGATCTTGCCACTCGATATGAAATATCCCCAACGCACTTGTCCTCTCGACGAAGTCTATCCTGCAGGAGAATACACCAAAGATGTTGAAGATAATT GTGCATTGATGTACCTTAATGAGGCCACTCTACTAAACAATATACGTACTCGTTATTTCAAGGACAGGATATAT ACGTATGTAGCTAATATCTTGATAGCTGTTAATCCTTATTGTCAAGTTAAGAATCTTTATTCGCCAGAGACCATAAAAACTTACAAAGGAAAATCTTTAGGCGAAACACCACCACATGTTTTTGCAAttg CTGACAAAGCATTCAGGGATATGAAAGTACTGAAACAGTCACAAAGTATTATTGTTTCGGGTGAATCTGGAGCTGGTAAAACTGAATCAACGAAGTATCTTCTTAGATATCTTTGTGATCTTTGGGGATCTACTGCTGGACCGATCGAGCAAAAAATTCTTGATG ctaATCCCGTGTTAGAAGCTTTTGGAAAcgcaaaaacgaaaagaaataataatagttctCGATTTGGTAAATTCATGGAAGTGCATTTCGATGCGAAATGCCAAGTGGTTGGTGGTTATATATCCCATTATTTGTTAGAAAAATCAAGAGTATGTTTGCAAAGTCCGGATGAGAGAAATTATCACGTTTTCTATATGATGTGTGCCGGTGCTCCGCCCGAGTTACGTTCGAAATTAGGTATTACCAAGCCGGATGATTTTCATTATCTGAAGAATGGTTCCACGCAATACTTTTGTAGTCCAGAGTCTGAGAAGAAATTAAACGATGCACAAAAAAGTTctgaacaaatgaaaaaaggaagtcTTTCCGATCCATACTTGGATGACGTTGAAGGATTCAATGCAATAGATCAG gcATTAACTCGTCTTGGATTGACGGATGCCGAACGAATGGAAATTTATACGATGGTAGCGGCAGTCCTCCATCTTGGTAACATTACTTTCGAAGATAATCCTGAAGATACAAAAGGTGGTTCAAGAATAAGCCCAAATTCTGAGAAGGCTGTTCTTATGAGTGCTAAATTATTAGGGGTTGATCCTGAAGAACTTAGACAAGCATTGGTATCAAAGGTCATGCAAACTAGTCGAGGTGGTATTAAAGGAACTGTCATTAT GGTGCCTTTAAAAGTTTATGAAGCTAATAACGCTAGAGATGCTTTAGCAAAAGCAATTTATAGCAAATTATTCGATCATATTGTTGCTAGAATCAATAAAAGTATTCCTTTCAAGGCATCGAGTTATTACATTGGTGTTTTGGATATCGCAGGATTtg AGTATTTCAAAGTTAATAGTTTCGAACAGTTTTGTATTAATTACTGTAACGAGAAGTTGCAACAATTTTTCAACGAACGCATTTTGAAGTATGAACAGGATCTTTATGCTAGAGAATCTTTGAACGTTCCTAAAATTTCCTATGTAGACAACCAAGATTGTATAG ATCTCATTGAATCCAAAAGCAATGGTATCTTTAGAATGTTAGACGAAGAATCTAAGTTACCTACTCATAGCTTTGCACATTTTACAAGCGAAGTACATCGTGCTTGGAACGGACATTTCCGTATCACTTTACCACGAAGTTCTCGTTTAAAGGCGCACAGGGAATTAAGAGATGACGAAGGATTTGTAATCCGTCATTATGCTGGTGGTGTTTGTTATCAAACG AATCAATTTATCGAGAAAAACAATGATGCACTACATGCCTCTTTGGAAGCATTGATACaagaaagcaataataattttcttagaaCGCAATTTGCCAATAATTCTTcccaaaaaggaaaattaacgTTCATTAGCGTCGGTAGTAAATTTAAAACGCAATTGGGTGAACTCATGGGTAAATTAAAGAGTAAC GGcacaaattttattcgatgcaTAAAACCTAATAATGACATGGTTGCACATCAATTTGACGGGAACAGCATTTTAGGTCAATTGCGTTGTTCGGGAATGACGTCTGTATTAGAGTTGATGGAACACGGTTATCCCAGTAGAGTTACCTTTCAAGAATTGTACAATATgtataaatcttatttacCTCCAGAATTGGCAAAATTAGATCCAAGATTTTTTTGCGAAGCTTTACTTCATAGTttgaaattgaacaaaaaagatttcaaattcGGTATAACACGGGTTTTCTTTAAACCTGGCAAATTTGCTGAATTTGATAAGATTATGAAATCAGATCCAGAGAATTTGCGAAAATTAGTTGCTAACGTGAAGAAATGGTTACTTAGATCAAGATGGAACAAAATGCAATTCTGTGCTTTATcggtaattaaattaaagaacAAGATTATATATCGTAGATATCATTTGATAATTCTTCAAAAAACAGCGAGAATGTTCATAGCGAAGAAACAACATCGTCCGCGAATAAAGGGTTTGGTTAAGATAAAGAATCTTCAAtcgcaattaataaaaatccagGATATATCGAATCAATTAAAGAATCGTGATAAATGTATTGCCGATATCAATCAATTGCAATTGGATTTAGAAAATTCTATTCGCCGTATTAAAGAGGATTCTAAAATAAAAGCAACGGAAATAGATACGATTTATACGAATTTGGTAAATCAGATGAATAAGCAAATGGCATCTTTGCAAGATACGGTGAAGCAAGAGAAAATAGCGGAGGAACAAGcacgattgaaaaaaatacaacaagaattagaacttgagaagaacaagaaggaggaggaagaacgtaaaaagaaggaggacgaAGATAATCGTAAGAAAAAATTGGGAATGGAGGTTAGAAGAAAAGCCGAAGAGCAACAGAGGAAGATGCAAGAATTTGAAGATAGAAAAGCTGTTGCAGACATTCAG GCGCAATTAGAAAAGGAAGCTATCGAGAAATGTCGCTATCGTGAATTATTGGAACAAGAAAGACGTGATCATGAATTGGCTGTACGATTAGCTCAAGAATCGAATGGACAAGTGGAAGATTCACCACCACCTGTTCGAAA GTCGGAACAAGTTCGCAATCATCAAGCAGCTatgatcaataaaaaatatgacttATCAAAATGGAAGTACTCTGAATTGCGTGATGCTATTAATACTTCTTGCGATATTGAATTATTGGAG GCTTGTCGTCACGAGTTCCATCGTAGATTGAAGGTATATCATGCTTGGAAAGCAAGAAACCGTAGGAAAACTATTATGGATGAAAATGAAAGGGCCCCAAAATCCATCATGGAAGCtg CTGCTAGAACTCCACGAACGTCATTGAAGCAAACGATAGTTGATTCTTCACAAAGATATTTTCGAATTCCATTCGTTCGTCCCCCTGCTTCGAATCAACAAGATAATTCTCATACCGGTAAGAGAGGTTGGTGGTATGCCCATTTTGATGGTCAATACGTAGCAAGACAAATGGAACTTCATCCGGACAAACCACCAATACTTCTTTTGGCCG GAGTCGACGATATGCAAATGTGCGAGTTGAGCCTTGAGGAAACAGGTTTAACGCGCAAACGCGGTGCAGAAATTTTAGAGCATGAATTCAATCGTGAATGGGAACGCCATGGTGGCAAACCTTACATTTTAGCATGCGATCGTAAAAAATGA